From the Cyanobacterium sp. T60_A2020_053 genome, one window contains:
- the rpiA gene encoding ribose-5-phosphate isomerase RpiA, with protein sequence MIMTTDLVTIMKQEVGKAAAHRVKSNSVVGLGTGSTTAYAIQYIGERLASGELENIIGIPTSFQAEVLAKKYNIPLATLDTITDIDIAIDGADEVDPQKNLIKGGGAAHTREKVVDSLAKEFIVVVDAGKLVEKLGSTFLLPVEVIPMAVTPVMSKLEALGGKPELRMGIKKAGPVVTDQGNLVIDVKFDDISNPSALESTINNIPGVLENGLFVGVTDVVLVGEIIDGKAVVKEF encoded by the coding sequence ATTATTATGACAACAGATTTAGTTACGATTATGAAACAAGAGGTAGGCAAGGCGGCAGCCCACCGTGTAAAATCTAATTCCGTGGTAGGTTTAGGCACTGGTTCAACCACAGCTTATGCTATTCAATATATCGGCGAAAGATTGGCTAGTGGTGAGTTAGAAAATATCATTGGTATTCCTACCTCTTTTCAAGCAGAAGTGTTGGCAAAAAAATATAATATACCTCTGGCTACTCTTGATACTATTACTGATATTGATATTGCCATTGATGGGGCAGATGAAGTTGACCCGCAGAAAAATTTGATCAAGGGGGGGGGCGCTGCGCACACTCGTGAAAAAGTGGTGGATAGTCTTGCTAAGGAATTTATTGTCGTAGTTGATGCTGGTAAGCTAGTAGAAAAATTGGGTTCTACTTTTCTCCTTCCTGTGGAGGTTATTCCCATGGCGGTTACTCCTGTTATGAGCAAACTAGAAGCATTGGGAGGTAAGCCTGAGTTGAGAATGGGCATTAAAAAAGCTGGTCCAGTGGTGACGGATCAAGGTAATTTAGTAATTGATGTTAAATTTGATGATATTTCTAACCCCAGCGCCCTTGAATCTACCATCAATAATATTCCGGGAGTATTAGAAAATGGTTTATTTGTGGGTGTTACTGATGTAGTTTTAGTCGGTGAAATTATTGACGGCAAAGCCGTTGTCAAGGAGTTTTAA